The genome window cactctaaaatgtgcagttttgttacacaacacaataccacagatgtcacaggttttgagggagtgtgcaattggcatgctgacagcaggaatgtccaccagagctgttgccagagaattgaatgttaatttctataccataagccatctccaacattgttttagagaatttggcagtacgtccaaccggccttccaaccgcagaccacgtgtaaccacacaagcccaggacctccacatccagcttcttcacctgcggcatcgtctgagggggtgctgaggagtattactgtctgtaataaagcccttttgtgggggaaatcTCATTCTGATCGGCTGGGCCtaactccccagtgggtgggcctacgcCCTCCCagccccacccatggctgtgcccttgctcagtcgtgaaatccatagattatggcctaatgaatttatttcaatagactcatttccttatatgaattgtaacagagtaaaatctttgaaattgttgcatgttgcatttatatatttgtttagtatagatatatagatagatatatagatagatagatagatagatagatagatagatagatagatagatacatacatacatacatactgtacatacataccacaggaggttgatggcaccttaattggtaatggctggagcggattcagtggaatgctatcaaatacatcaaacatatggtttctatgtgtttgatgccattccatttgttccattccagacatcattatgagccgtcctccgctcagcagcctccactgacacatacATTGAGGCAGGACTTGTATACTGTAACTATAAGCATCTaggtgggtgggtcagtgtgtgtacaGGTGGGACAGGAGAGTGAAAGCGAGGCTGTATACCATAGCAGtttagaggagggggaggaactcCAGGTGTCCTGCTGTCTCAGGATGTCTCTGCAAAATGCTGGCAGCCCCAGCAGGCACTGCAGAGCAGAGTTCATGAAGCAGGTGTTGCCAATATTAGGCAACCTGTGGGAAAGAAGCCATCAGTTACACACTAATATCTGAACAGTGGACCAAAGGTAAACTAATGAATGGATTTGTAAGGCATGAACGCAAGATAACTCTGAATACCACACAGAATTATTTAAAACAAAAAGCAGAGCTCAGAGAtaagagtaggtgtgtgtgtgttttacccgaGGAGCTTGGTGTTGTCTTCGCCCTCGCCTGTGCAGCTCTGCTCCCCCAGCTGGGTGCTACTCTTGCTGAACAGGTTTGGGAGGCGAGCCATGGCTTCCCGAGGCCTGACCAATGGCCTGGAGGAAGAGAGACTGGTTAGAGGCCTCAGTAGCTCAACACCAATCGGTCTGTTTGAACACACAGATATTCCTTACCATGTCATGGTGTGAGGGACCACTCTTATGTAGAGTCGAGTGAGATGAAGGTGGCTATTGTCTACAGTACTTACCTCTCCAATGAGACAGAGGAATCCCTCAGGTCAATGGAGGCCTctgcagagagagaccgagagacggACAGCGGTAAGAAAAAAGCTTTGTCAAAGATGAATTGAGAAAAATAGCACCAACATATGGCACCCGTTTACAGACCTGCGATGCCAGCAAATCGGGGTACCATTCTCTTTGTCTGTGGAACAACTGcccccacctctttgacctcagAGCTCATAAGATCTCTgtaaagacacacagacatatgCATTAGGTTAGCTATATTATATTGGCtttttcatttcaattcaatgGTGTTGGTTGGCATGAAATTTGATATCAGGCTGCAGTACCTGGCAGTCTCACTGTCTTTGTTGGTCTCTCCATGGTGGTCCAGGGGGTTTGGAGAGGAGGACTGGGGGGCAGGGGAGGAGACGTGGGTTGTGGAGGAAGGGCAGGCAGGACTGGGGGGAGTGGCAGAGGAGGATGACTGAGTTGAGACAGCCAGGGAAACAGAGGAAGCACTAAAAGGGGAGGAGGTCTGTGATCCTTcctctgaagaagaagaagagacagatgacaggtggagagaggagagggaagagaggctgAAGAACTTGGAGAGAGTGGAAGGGGATCTGGCAGGGGATCCAGGGGGTGAGGGGGATGCAGTGCCGATTGGTGTTCGGCCAGACAAGGGGTCGAGGGGTGTCAGAGATGTTGTAGACGGTTTCAAATGGAAAGAAGAGACAAAGGAAGAATCAAGTTGGTGGTGATCCTTTACGTTCTTCTTCTCCCGGTTTTTCCAAACTGACGCAGTTACCATGCTGGCATCCAATGACGTCAGTTTGGGTGGGATTGGGAACGGCGATGGACAGCGGCTCCCAATCCCGAGGCGAACTCTGCACTTCTTTTTCTGTTTGGAGAAACATTATATAGCTAATATAGTACataacaaatcaaataaaaagatCTTACTTGCTTCACAACATTCCTTGTTATATTTGAACTAGCAGCAAAGGTCACACCCAAACCACATGATCTGACCATAAAATAAAGAACTTGTCGCCCATTGAAACCATACAGTTATACCCTCTGTCCCAAATCCTGCCATATGGGACACATAAATAGACAATGAAACAACTAGGAATAGCTGAAAAGAATAGAATATACTCTAAATTGTAACAGAATTAGATCAATTCTAGCCCAGACTAAACATATACCTTTTTACAGCAACACAAACATCCCATTTCAGTGTATTTGTAGACTGTGCCTTATTTTGCAGAACATCAAAATATGTTGCCTATTTAACATTGTGATGTCATAAACCAAATTATGATGCGCTTGACTACGCGTTACCAGCGTAAATAGCCAACAAATCACACAAaccaaaatgttgaaaaattATTTACAAAATGAATTGATCGTGTATTCAGAGTTATTCCTATTtcataaaatatacaaaataactaGGTTATTGCCAATAAACCTGTTTTTTTATTGAGGAAACATTGTCTTCTCTTTCTCCCATGCTCCCTGGGTCACTGACCGTGATTGTATGGGATATAGTAAGAGCCTAGGAAATTCAAAGTACTGTCTATCAGAATCAAAATAACTTTTATTGCCCAAGTGGCCTACATTCACACATTCACAGAATTTGACTCGGTGAATTGGTGCTGCCAGCAATAGACAAATGTAAAGACACATTTACAGCCTATACAATATACAGTAAACATAAAACATATTTATTAGCTTCTATCCTCTTAAAATACTTTAGAGTAATATTTTATTATGGAAAGTAAAATGCCGATTTCACTTCAGTTGACGCTGATCTGATACAGATCGAACGTGTAGCTTTGCAATGGTTGTTAGGATGAcctttgaaaaagaaaaggagagcctcACTCTCTAGCTCAGACtcaataattgaataacctaaTATCCAACGTTCCGAccgacaagctgtcttcatcagggtatgttAGGAGGACCTCTGACCGTACCTCATTGAAAAGGTGCCACTCTGCCTAGTGACTGTAAACTAAACAAAAATACTAACGTTAGTACATTTGTTGTATATTTGCTGTTCTGTACACCCAGTTGGTCGCCACCGCACCGGTCACAACTGTCAACAGATCATGCCATAAATGCAAAGCATCATTTGTTCTCGCAAAGTAGACTGTAGATCCTACTACCACCTGGATGAACTGGCACCCCAGGTGTGTGATTTCACCGGGATATTCATATGATTGACCAGTTAGTGGTTGTAGCAATCAGACTCAGAGAGCGCTCGAGGCTGCAAGTTGGGCAGCAAACCGTTACGCTGCACCtacttctgagttttgtgtcatcAAAGATGGCGATTTTCTGAGTGCTCATGGACACATCTCATGGT of Salmo trutta chromosome 1, fSalTru1.1, whole genome shotgun sequence contains these proteins:
- the LOC115200558 gene encoding ubiquitin carboxyl-terminal hydrolase 37 isoform X4; translation: MDTYTEAESKKKKCRVRLGIGSRCPSPFPIPPKLTSLDASMVTASVWKNREKKNVKDHHQLDSSFVSSFHLKPSTTSLTPLDPLSGRTPIGTASPSPPGSPARSPSTLSKFFSLSSLSSLHLSSVSSSSSEEGSQTSSPFSASSVSLAVSTQSSSSATPPSPACPSSTTHVSSPAPQSSSPNPLDHHGETNKDSETARDLMSSEVKEVGAVVPQTKRMVPRFAGIAEASIDLRDSSVSLERPLVRPREAMARLPNLFSKSSTQLGEQSCTGEGEDNTKLLGLPNIGNTCFMNSALQCLLGLPAFCRDILRQQDTWSSSPSSKLLCCFAELHQARLSGGTVNAKKKEKMKILQTVKRCLSVVNEDYEDDGEQDAHECVLLLLFQLKEEGMALKGSPEPYTCPVKQLEFKLKTFRTCTSCGVIVYGQEDYNHLSLNLSQDLTHSLDLYFKTSALECACRVCSGSMASVTRHFLTLPRVLMLHIKRFTAGNWEPEKVDDPISIPAELTLPAVCGATAPVQHGARASSMGKNNMDNTPANSPKGTLDRPETPARQYLQIVKCDLTSGRQHVYRPLHQ